The stretch of DNA CCAAACGGGCAACTTTAATCCCTCCGCCAAGGCTTTGGCAACATAGTTAATCCCCACGGCAGCGGGAATCAAAGTCATGGTGGCAGCACTTAACTTAAATTTCCACATACTGGTACGATGAATCGGTTCTGTTTTCATAATCTTCTCCTTTTGTTTTTAAAGAGCCGTGTCTGGATAGACTTTCGGACGCAACGCTCTATTATATATCTACTGAACTGTCTATACACAAGATTTCCATCCTTAGTCGACATGAGCTGGGAATCTTTATTTGTTAAGTAGTTCACAACACATTATACACCTATTTTGTGAATAGTCAAGTGTATTTACAGTAAAATTTTAGAAAATCCTAAAAATTTCCTCTTATTTTCCATTTAAAAATGAAAATCATTAATTCTGACACCAAAAAAGCCCAGACAACATTGTCTGAGCAGTTTTCTATATGGTCGTTTAACAAAGTTGAGTTTGACATTTTCAAACTATTTCTTCAACAAACCTTGTTCTTGTAGAAACTCCTTGGCTACTTGTTCTGCTGACTTGCCTTCAACACCGACTTGGTAGTTGAGCTGGCTCATCTGGCTTTCAGTAATTTTACCAGCCAATTTATTGAGAACTGTTTCCAACTCTGGATGTTTCTTGAGGAGAGCTTCTTTCATTAGTGGAGCCCCTTGATAAGGTGGGAAGAGTTGCTTGTCATCTTCCAAAACCTGTAAATCGTAACGTGCCAATTCCGCATCAGTCGAATAGGCATCCGTGATTTGAATATCGCCCGACTGAATAGCCTGATAGCGAAGGGCTGGCTCCATGGTCGCTACATTGAGATTGAGACCATACATTGACTGCAAGCCCTTATTTCCATCTTCACGGTCATTAAACTCAAGTGTAAAGCCTGCCTTTAGCTGCCCTTCCACTTTTTTCAAGTCCGAAATGGTCTTCAAGCCATATTCTTGAGCGATCTTTTTCGGAACAGCTACAGCGTAGGTATTTTGATAAGACATAGGTTTGAGATAGGCTAGATGATCCTGTTTGGCAATACCATCACGCGCCACCTGATAAACCTGATCTGGCTCATGACTCACTTTAGGTGATGGTTGCAGCAAACTTTCAGTCACCGTACCAGTAAATTCAGGATAGATGTCAATATCGCCTTTTTTCAAAGCTTCATAAAGAAAGCTTGTTTTCCCAAAATTCGGTTTAACAGTCGCAGTCATACTGGTGTTTTCTTCAATCAGCAACTTATACATATTGGCCAAAATTTCTGGTTCCGGTCCCAATTTACCAGCAATGATCAAGTTCTCTTTCTCTTTTTGAGCCAAAAGAGCTGGACTATAAGACAGACCGAGCAATATGGTCACCAAGGCAAAACCAGAAAAAATCGTCCGCAATTTTGCTTTTTCCATCACTTTTAGTAGGAAGTTAAAGGCAATGGCAAGCACTGCGGAAGAAAGTGCCCCAATCAAAATTAGACTGGCATTATTACGGTCAATTCCCAAAAGGATAAAGGACCCCAGTCCTCCCGCCCCAATCAAGGCCGCCAAAGTTGCCGTACCGATAATTAAGACCGCTGCCGTCCGAATCCCAGACATCATAACAGGCATAGCAAGTGGAATTTCAAATTTCTTGAGACGCTCCCACCTAGTCATCCCAAAGGCAATCCCAGCCTCTTGCAGACTCGGATCAATTCCCTTTAGCCCAGTGATGGTATTTTGCAAAATCGGAAAAATCGCATAAATCACTAGAGCTGTCAAAGCCGGCAAGGTTCCAATTCCCATCAAGGGGATAAAGAGTCCCAACAAGGCCAGAGACGGGATAGTCTGGAAAATCCCTGCAATCTGCAAAACCCAATCCGCCAACTTCTCATGATAGCGAAGATAAACAGCCAAGGGAATCGCTATAAAGATGGCCAGCAACAAGGTCAAAAGTGACAACTGCAAATGTTGAGATAGAGCTGTCAACCAATCACTAAAACGATCCTGAAAAGTTGCAATTAAATTAGTCATGAACACTACCTCCAAACAAATCTGCAACAAAGTCTGTTGCAGGAGCTTTTAAAATGGTCTCGGGATTCGCTACCTGGCGAATCTCTCCATCCTGCAAGACAGCAATACGGTCTGCCAATTTCAAGGCTTCATCCGTATCATGGGTCACAAAAATCGTTGTCATCCCAAACTCTTTATGCAATTCTTTCGTCAGAACCTGCAACTGTTTGCGAGAAATAGCATCCAAGGCTGAAAAAGGTTCATCCATGAGGAGAATCTTAGGCTGACCAATCATAGCACGAACAATACCGACCCGTTGCTGTTCCCCACCAGATAGTTCACTAGGTAAACGATGCCCATACTCAGCCACTGGTAAACCAACCTTAGCCAAAAGCTCTTCTGTTTTCTGAGCAATTTCTTCCTTAGTCCAGCCCTTCATTTCAGGAATCAGGGCAATATTTTCCGCGACCGTTAGATTAGGAAATAGGGCAATAGCCTGTAAAACATAACCAGTAGAAAGACGAAGATCCCGCTCGTCATAATCTTTGATGCGCTTGCCATCCATATAAATATTTCCATCAGTCGGTTCCAAGAGACGGTTAATCATCTTAATCATGGTCGTCTTACCGGACCCAGATGGCCCAACTAAAACCATAAACTCGCCATTCTCAATCCGTAAATTAACATCTCTCAAGACATCTTTTTCTGTGTAACGTAAAGCTACATTTTTGTATTCAATCATTCTGTATCCTCAATTTAAAACTTCCCTCGATTGGTCAGGTCTTCTACCTTAGGCATGACTTCCTTATTATCCCAATTCTCCACAATTTTTCCATTTTCTAGACGGAAAATATCGTACTGGGCATAGGCAACTCCATCAATCAGAGTCTGACCATAGCTAACCACATAGTTTCCTTGTCCTAAGAGTTGGAAAACAAAGTCAAAAGTGGCCTTTACTTATAAACAGCTAATTTACTCCATTTTAAACCTCATTTTCCTCCTCTTTCAGATTAGCCAAAATTCTTTCTTGAAAGGCTTCAAACTGCCGAATTTCTTTCTCTGAAAATCCTTTGTAAAAAATCGTATCCAATTTCTGATTGACACGTTGCCCCACTTCTTTTTGCGACTGCCCCAACTCTGTTAAAACCAAATACTTCTTACGCTTATCTTCTCCACAAGGACTAATAGTTACAAGATTTTGTTCCTCTAGCTTTTTAATCATCGTCGTCAGTGTATTATTAGCAAGCCCAGTTGCCAGAGCAATATCTGTCGCAGTTGCGCAACCAGTTTTACTATTCCATAAAACCGCTAAAATCTTCCCCTGTTCACTCCGATAAAGAGCTTCAGAATCTTGGTTCACTAACTTTTGAAAAATCCGTCCATTCAACAAACGAATATGATGGGCTACCAAATGACTATCTTTCATGACACCTCCAATTTATTTCGATATCGAAACGAATAAAATGATTGTAACACTCATCGTTCTAACTGTCAACTATTTCGATTTAGAAATAATTTTTCCCAGTAAAAAAATCTCCTATACAAGGTAGAAGATTTTACTCTTATATACTTAATCCGTCATGTCCGATACCAAAGTTCGATGCTCTAAGGGAATACTGCACATAACTAGCAAGAAAATGAAACCAGACTGAATCCAGAAGAGGGCCAAGTCAAAGATTCCGTGCACAGCAACCACTGTAAGGAAAGATAGATAAAGACCAATAATCGGACGTTTCCCCGACTCCTGACTCATATCCATCATCAAGCGAACAGGAACAACAGAAGACAAAACTAATAAAATAGTCCCCACAACTCCGTAACTCAGAATCGTATCAATATAAAGGCTGTGAGCATGTTCATGATAAGGAGCATTTATCCGAGGATACGAGTGCATGTAGGTCAATGGCCCCTCACCCCAGAAAGGATTTTGCTTAAATAAGGCCATCCCAGCATCCCAGATAGAAATTCGTTCCTCCATAGAAGAGTCTAAAGTCCCCATCCGAACTCCCAAATCACTGGAAAAGAGGAAACTCAAGCCAATCGCAAAGACCCCAATACTAAGCCAAAAGGCCTTCCAGTTTTTAATGGTCGTAAAGAGATAGATGATTGCTCCAGCGATAATAGCAGGAAAGGCAGTTCGATTTTGAGTAAAGTTCAAACCAAAGAGATTCACAAAGCCTGCAAACACACAGAATACTTTCAACCAATTCAATTTGGTCGTTGTAAACAGATAGAAAGCAATCATGATACAGAAACAACAAATAATTCCATAATAATTAGGATTAAAGAAGGTCACTTCTGCACGATTCTGATGCCACACCTGCATATTGGGTGAAAGAAAAGCATAGTTAAATTTCTTCACAATTTGGAAATGTTCTAAACTCGCAAAAGCAGCTGACAAGACGCTACCAAACAAGACGAGCTGCAAAATCAATCGAAAGAATTTATGTGATAAAATCGACTGATAATGCAAAAAGAAAACAGTAAATAGAAAAATTCCTACTGAAGCCACAACTCCCATCCAATTTTGTGCAAAAACAGATATAACAGTACTATAGCCAAGAAAAAGAAGCAGCATCGGATGCTCCCCCATTTTCTGAAGAATACTTTTCATGTCTCCTGTAAAAATCAAACTAATAATATATAAACAGAATACAACTACAAAAAGATAAAAGGGTAAAAAGATACTCAGGATAATTCCCAATAAAATCAGCTCTTTACTAGACAACCCTTTCAGCTTTTCAATAAAGCCTATTGATTTCAAAATGAATCCTTTCTCTCCAAATCAGTTGATTCAGATAATAGTAAGCTACCCTTTATTGTACCACTTTTTTAGCAATTTGAAAACAAAGGAAACGTTTTCTAAAATAAAAACCCTATTTTATCAACCATATCAAGTCAAGGCTTCAAAATGTTACTTCAATTCCATTCTCAATTACCCGATAAGTCTGATTTTGCAGATCAATTTCTGCTACTGCTGTTACGGACTTATCTTTATTTTGACGTTTGATTACAATGCTGTGGGCTGTTGGTGTTTCAACGTCAATAGTTCCTTCTAGATCAAAGGCTTCTGAACGGTTACGGAAAGAAAATAGATTGAGAAGTGCCTTCACTACGGGACGTTGGACTTCTTCTGCTATTTCCTCATTGCTATAGTAATGACGATTAATATTTCGACCTTCTTTAGTTTCTTCTAATAATTTCAAGTCATTCTTGCCTGCTAATAGACCTACATAGTAAACTTGAGGAATACCTGGAGCAAAAGCTTGAATTAGACGAGCGAGAAAATACTTAACATCATCATCTCCAAGCGCAGAATAGTAAGTTGAATTGATTTGGTAGATATCTAAATTGTTATACTCGGCACTGGAGTACTTACGTTTGACATTAGCTCCAACCTTATAGAGTTCATTTGAAGCATAGTCAATCTCCTCATCTGTCAGGATATCCTTGACATCCACCACTCCAATCCCATCATGGGTGTCTAGCGTCGTAAATTGCTTCATTGGGCTCATCTTTAACCACTTAGCCAAACGCTCTGTTCTGGAACTGTAAAGAGTATAAAGTGTCACCATTGGAAGAGCAAAATCATAAACATAGTAATCATGGTCTGCTATTTTAAACTGAATCGAATAATGTTCATGAATCTCAGGTAAGAGCTCTGTCCCATACTCAGCAGCGATATCTCGAACTTTGTCCAATAAATCCCAAATATTTGGTTCCACAAAGAAATCATTAGTATCCAATTTCTTCACTGCATAAGCAAAGGCATCTAGACGAATCAAATCACACCCATTACTTGCCAAGTGCTGAATGGTCTTACGGATAAATTCCATCGTTACTTCTTTGGTCACATCAAGATCAATCTGCTCCTCACCAAAGGTATTCCACAAATGTTCCACTGACCCATCTTCAAACACAATCTCTTGCTTTGGTGCACGATCCTTACGCTTGTAAATTAAATCTACATCCGACTGTGTTGGACGGTTTTCTGGCCAAAACTTATCCCAGTTTAAAAAGAGAGCTTTAAATTCACTGGCTTCATGTTTTTCTTGATAGTCCTTATAATACTTAGATTGACGAGAAATATGATTAATCATAAAGTCAAACATAAGATAATATTTTTCACCTAAACGTTTAATATCCTCCCAATCACCAAAAGCTGAGTCCACTTCGTCGTAGTCAACTGGCGCAAATCCACGATCACCTGTTGATGGGAAAAATGGTAGAAGGTGAACTCCCCCAATAGCATCTCCAAAATGCTCTTCCAAATTCTCATATAAGTCTTTAAGATTATTTCCCAGACTATCTGAATAGGTAATCAACATAGTTTTATTCTGAATTGACATAATTACTCTCCTTTTTTTAATTGAAGCCAAGTCTCATATGACTTGGCTTCGTAAATCAAATTCATGTTATACTCTTCGAAAATCTCTTCAAATCACGTCAGCTTTATCTGCAACCTCAAAGCTGTGCTTTGAGCAACCTGCGGCTAACTTCCTAGTTTGCTCTTTGATTTTCATTGAGTATTAAATCTCTGTTTATCATCAAACTCGTACTAATATAGACTGTGATAAACTAAGTACCACTTTCTTGTTTTCTACATAGAATTATCAACAAGCTGAACCCTTCCTTTCCTCTGTGTCAGAGACTATAGATTCTATGAGCTCTTCTTACTTCACTGCCCCGTTGCTCATTCCTGAAATAATATGTTTTTGGAAGATGAGGTAGACGACAGTAATTGTTATAATTCCCACAATATAGGATGCAAAGCTTGGCCCATAGTCATTAAAATACTGACCTTGGTAGTTGTACTGGAAGAGAGGCAAAGTCCACATCTTGGAATCCTTATTCAAAATTAACAATGGCAACATAAAGTCATTCCAGAACCATAATGCATTGATAATCAAGGTTGTAGCATGCATGGGCTTCAGCATTGGAAAGATAATTCGACGGTAAGTTGTAAATCGATCAGCCCCATCAATTTCTGCAGCTTCATCTAAACTATCTGGTACACTGATTTTAATATAACCAACATACAAGAAGAGGGTCTGTGGAATTGCATAAGTTAGATAGAGTAGTACCAACCCCCACATATTTGCCAGGCCGAGTTTGCTCATCATAACTGTGATAGGAATCATAATCACCTGAAATGGAACAAATATCCCTAAGATCAAGAGCGAATACATAATTGCAAAGGCTTTTTTCTTGGACATATTTCGAGCAATGGAATAAGCTGCAGCTGGTATAAAGAAGGCCACTACAATCAATGATAATACCGTAATAACAGCTGAATTCCAGAAATAGCCTCCAATCCCATCCGAAACCAATCGTTCATAATTGCTTAATGTAAAAGGATTGGGCAAACCAAAGAAATGATTCATGATATCCTTGGTTGTCTTGAAGGAACTAAAAACCGTTACCAACAAAGGAACAAGTATGAGAATACCACCTACTATCAAGAGGACATACTTCCAAAACTGATTCAATTTTTCTTCTTTTTTCATGTGTAGGACTCCCCAATTAGATTTCAAATTTCTTTGATAGTTTGATTTGGATCAGAGAAACAATTCCAATAATTAAGAATAAAATCAAGGCAATTGCATTCGCATATCCATATTGATTACTCTTGAAGGCATAGTTATAGACTAAAAGACCAAGAGACGTTGTAGCATTATTTGGGCCACCACTCGTCAAGGCAAAAATTTGGTCAAAGGCAGTCAAACCAGACTTAAGAGCTAGGATAAAAACCATAGAAATCGTTGGCAACAAATATGGTAACTCAATTTTCCAAAAAGTTTGTTTGCTTGTTGCACCATCAATTGATGCCGCCTCCAAAATATCAGATGGAATACTCTGAAGACCAGCAAGAAAGAGAATAATTGGCATTGCTACTCCTTGCCATAGAAGAACAAAAATAGTTGCTACTACCGCTCCGATCGGTGTTCCTAATAGACTTTCTTGTAAAAAACTAATCCCTAAAATTTTTCCAATCGTTGGAAGACCATAGTTGAAGAATTGTTTAAAAATCAAGGAAACTGTCAAACCAGACAAAACCGCCGGGAAAAAGAACCATGCTCTAAAGAAGGTCTGCCCTTTCATCTTAGAATTTAAGGCTCGAGCGACAACCATCCCAATTGTAATCTCTCCAATAATCAATGCCAGGGTTAAAATCAAAGTAAAAGCAATGGCTGTGAAGAATTTCCCATCAATCATCAGCAATTTGTAGTTATTCAGACCAACAAATTTATAATTATAGGTCAATCCAGTCCAGTTAGTCAAACTATAGAAAGCACCTTGTACCATCGGAAAGTAAAAGAAGATAGCTTGTAATGCAAGCGGGATGAGCAAAAAAGTCCAACCCCAGTATTTATTTAAAATTTTTCGAATAGCCATATCATCTTAACTCCTATTCTAGTCCAAATCTGCCTTCATTGGATTAAAGAAAGCATTGAGATTGTTTGCCATATTTTTCAGATTTTTATCCATCAAGTAACCTGCACTTAGATTGAAAAAATCTTCTTCAGAATTCCAGTGTTGGCCCAACCAAACATAATGTTTATCCGTAAATGCTAGTTTAGAAATCTCTGCAAGTGCTGAATCTTCTTTTTCCTGTACACCTTTCACCGCAACTGGTGATCCATCCACATCATAATATGCTTGCATAGCTTTTGAACTAGTCATATAGCTGATAAATTCTTCGGTTTCTTTAGGATGTTTGGTAGTAGCTGAAGTTGATAATGCCATGTCCCCTGCACCAACAGTGACTTCTTTTCCTACTTCTTCTCCTGGGAAGGCAAACATCCCCACATTAAATTTTGGATCCTGTTGATTAATTGCCGCTAATGCCCATGATCCTTGTGGCATCATCAAGGCTTTTTCATTCGAGAATGCTACCACCGCATCATTATAAGAGGCACCACGCCATCCATCTTGAGCATTATCCGCCAACAAATCTAGTCGTTCTGCATCTGCTTTTAAAATAGCATCATCTACAGAAATAGAATTTGGTTTTGAAAAGCGAAGATAGTTATTAGCTGCGTCTCCACTGCCTGTAATGGTAATGAGAGAAAGTTGGTGATAACCGTTTAATGTCCATCCTTCATTGCCTGCAACTGCAAACGGAGAATTCCCACTATCTTTTATCTTTTTAACAATCTCTTGAAACTCTTTAAAAGTCTTCGGTTCCTCAAGTCCTAATTCTTTAAACTTTGTTTTATTGTAATAGATTCCATAAAGGTTAGCAGTTAAAGGCACACTATAAATCTTGTTATTGATTGCATACTTTTCTGCATAGTCATTCTTAATATTCTCAAGATAAGATTTCCCTGTCATATCTGCAAAGTAACCTGCTTTTGCCCACTCCTGAAAATCCATATTTTGAGGATAGATATTAACAATATCTGGAACATCTCCTGATAAAATCCGAGTCTTCAGAACAATTCCAGCTGCCGGAACAGTCGTCAGTTTTACATCAATAGTAGGATGATCCTTTTCAAAATTATCTACAATTTTTTGCAAAGTATCCGCCATTTCGGTCTTCTGGTTAAAAAATTCAATCGTTACCTTTCCATCAGTCGATTGATTATTCTGACCACAAGCTGTTAGACCTAGTAAACTAGCACCAGCGACTAAAAGAAAACCTGCTTTCTTATACCATTTCATTGGAAAGCCTCCTTTATAAATTTATACACCTTTATTATAGTCTTCTAAAAATATACTGTTTACTCAAAAAATCTCCCTGGGATAAGATAACAGTTAAACCTGCATACATGAGTTCTGCACCTGAGTAAACTACTCCATTTTCCTGTAATTCATACAGTCCCTCTTCAACCAAATCTTTTAATTTTAAAGTTGTTTCCATGGTCTCTACAACAGATAAAACTCGGACGTAGCTTACAATCGTTTGATTTCCATAGTTAAATTGTACAGCTACTTCATTGGATTTAGCATCGGGATTGATTAACCTATACTGGTTTCCCAACTGGACTACTGGTCGCAATTCTTTATACAAGTTCACCTGATTAGCAATCTCAGCTTTCTCTTCATCTGATAAACTTGTCAAATCAAGCTCATATCCCAAATTTCCCATCATTGCTACATGGCCACGTGTTTCTAATGGTGTCATTCGTCCCATCTGATGATTCGGTACTGCTGAAACATGAGCCCCCATAGAAATGGTTGGATAAAGATAGGATGAACCGTATTGAATTGGTAAACGTGCAATAGCATCAGTATTATCACTTGCCCAGACTTGTGGGAAATAGCGCATCATACCAAGATCATTTCGTCCACCACCACCAGAGCAGGACTCAAAGAGAATATGTCTGTGCTTCTCTGTCAGATAAGAAACGAGTTCATAAAGCCCCAGCATGTACTGATGAGATTGCATCTTTGTCTCTAGATAAGTTAATCCATTCCCTAGCTTAGTCATATTACGATTCATATCCCATTTAATGTAATCAATCTCATGATAAGATAGGAGTTCATCTAAAACATTTTTCAAATATTCTACTACCTGAGGATTGGCAAGATTAAGTACTAATTGATTCCGAGAATAGGTATGTTCATATCCTGGAACCTGAATAGCCCAGTCAGGATGTTTACGATACAAATCGCTATCTACAGAAATCATCTCAGGTTCTAACCAAAGCCCAAACTGCAAACCTCTTTCATGGATAGCTGAAATCAGACTTTCTAGACTTCCACCCAGTTTTTTCTCATTAACAACCCAATCACCTAAAGCACGATTATCATCAAAACGATTGCCAAACCAACCATCATCTAATACAAAAAGTTCAATGCCAACTTTCTTAGCTTCATCTGCTAACTCTAACAGTTTTTCTCTCTGAAAATCAAAGTAAGTAGCTTCCCAGTTATTAATTAGAATTGGGCGTTCTTTTGTAACAAATTTACTTGGCATAATGTGCTTCAGTATAAAATTCTGACTTTCATGACTAACACCAGTTAATCCCTTATCTGAATAGGTCATTAAAGCTACTGGTGTTTCGAAGTTTCCCTCAGGGTCTAACTTCCAAGAAAAATTTTCCGGATTAATTCCAATAGCCAGCCGAACTTCATTCAATTGATTCTTTTGAACAAAAGCTTCAAAGTTTCCACTATACATTAGTTGAATAGCAAACACATTTCCAGCATCCTCTGTGACTCCTTGATCACATAAGAGAAGAGCTGGTGTTTGAGCATGCCCAGAAGCCCCACGGTTCGAACTAATCGAAAAGATTCCTTGTTCTACCTGTTGACGTCTGACAGTCTTTTCACGAGCATAAGCACCCTGCAGAGTTACGATTTCGTAATCTGCAGCTGGAACATCAGCCATAAAAGAAAAATCTTTATGGATGACAACTTCCTGATTACTATTATTTTCCAATTTACTATAGCTAGCAATTGTCGAATCATTATTAAAAGCAGTATAATACAAATTCAGACTAAGTTGAGCCTTAGAATCTTCTAACATTAAGGCAAGAGTCTCTGTACCATCCATGCTATGTGGAGAAGGTAAACCCTGTGGACCATTCTGACCTTTTAAAATCTTTGCTTCTACAAATCGAAAGTCTGTTACTTCAGTTGCATCATGCTGAAACTGTAAAGTTGGTTTTCTAAAGTCACCCAAACCATGTTGTCCAAAAATTTGACGTTGAGTATCTAAACTAAAGGTTCGATTAGTAGCCGTTGGATTTCCTGAAAAGGCATGGTCTCGTTCATAAACACTGTTGGAACCTTTATAGTTCTTAATAGTCTTTCCTAAATGTTTCAAAAGTAAGTAGCCATTTCGATTTTCAATAATCAAACTTAGATTTTTACTCTCAACATAAAATAGATTATTCTCTATCCTAACTCCCATTTACTTCACCTCATCACTTTATTGACTATATTTTATCATCTGTAATCGCTTTCTAAAATAGAAAAATGTCTCAAGAATATGGTAAAATGTTAGGTAGGAGGTGGCACATGCTAGTTTTTTCAGAATACCAGACTGGAACAATTGACCTTTCCCTAAGCTTTTATGGATATGAGGAATGCAAACCTAATTACTCTTTTGGTCCAGCAATTCGAGATACATACGTCCTACATTACATTACCAAAGGACAAGGAAAATTTCATTACAAAGGTAAAATTGTTGATTTAAAAGAAGGAGATTTCTTTCTATTAAAACCAGAGGAACTAACCTTTTATCAAGCAGATAGTAAAGAACCTTGGGCCTACTACTGGTTAGGAATCACTGGAGGGAAAGCTCCTGACTATTTTGCTCTTTCTCAAATTTCTGATCAATCCTATCTCATCCAATCTGAAACTTGTCATACCCAGACCACTGCAAAACTCATCTCAGACATTGTCCGCTTCGCTCAGATTACCAAATCAAATGAATTAGCTCAACTCCATATCATGGGACAACTCCATGAACTGATGTTTCATCTGGGAACTATTGCTCCCAATCAGAAAAAAAAGAATATTTCATCAACCTACCAACTCTATATTGAATGCAAAAGATTAATTGATAGTCACTATCCTCAATCACTTACAATTCAAGATTTAGCAAAAGAACTATCCGTTCACAGAAGCTACTTATCAAGCGTATTCAAAGAATTTAATACCTTATCACCCAAAGAATACTTACTCTATGTTCGAATGCACCGAGCTAAACAGCTTCTCGAAAATACCCAAGAGTCTATCAAAGTAATTGCATATTCGGTAGGTTTTTCAGATCCACTCCATTTTTCAAAAGCTTATAAACAATACTTCAATCAGACTCCAAGTCATACAAGAAAAGAATATTCTCAATACCAACTAGTAAGAAAGGAAACACTATGAAATCCTACCAAGCTGTCTACCAGATTCTGACAAAAGAAACCGACTATATCAGCGGAGAAAAAATTGCTGAAGAACTATCCTTAAGCCGAACATCAATTTGGAAAGCCATCAAGCGGCTAGAACAAGAAGGTATTGAAATTGATAGCATAAAAAATAGGGGCTATAAACTATTGAATGGAGATCTTCTCCTGCCAGACCTTATACAAGAAAATCTCCCAATTACCGTTAATTTTAAGTCAGAAACTAAATCTACCCAAATTGATGCAAAAGAAGCAATAGATAGAGGATATGAAACAAACACCCTCTATCTAGCTTCCTATCAAACAGCAGGCCGAGGTCGATTTCAACGTTCTTTCTACTCACCACAAGGTGGCATTTATATGACCCTCCATCTTAAACCAAATCTTCCCTATGACAAATTACCATCCTACACACTACTTGTAGCAGGAGCTGTCTA from Streptococcus mitis encodes:
- a CDS encoding AraC family transcriptional regulator, with the translated sequence MLVFSEYQTGTIDLSLSFYGYEECKPNYSFGPAIRDTYVLHYITKGQGKFHYKGKIVDLKEGDFFLLKPEELTFYQADSKEPWAYYWLGITGGKAPDYFALSQISDQSYLIQSETCHTQTTAKLISDIVRFAQITKSNELAQLHIMGQLHELMFHLGTIAPNQKKKNISSTYQLYIECKRLIDSHYPQSLTIQDLAKELSVHRSYLSSVFKEFNTLSPKEYLLYVRMHRAKQLLENTQESIKVIAYSVGFSDPLHFSKAYKQYFNQTPSHTRKEYSQYQLVRKETL
- a CDS encoding extracellular solute-binding protein yields the protein MKWYKKAGFLLVAGASLLGLTACGQNNQSTDGKVTIEFFNQKTEMADTLQKIVDNFEKDHPTIDVKLTTVPAAGIVLKTRILSGDVPDIVNIYPQNMDFQEWAKAGYFADMTGKSYLENIKNDYAEKYAINNKIYSVPLTANLYGIYYNKTKFKELGLEEPKTFKEFQEIVKKIKDSGNSPFAVAGNEGWTLNGYHQLSLITITGSGDAANNYLRFSKPNSISVDDAILKADAERLDLLADNAQDGWRGASYNDAVVAFSNEKALMMPQGSWALAAINQQDPKFNVGMFAFPGEEVGKEVTVGAGDMALSTSATTKHPKETEEFISYMTSSKAMQAYYDVDGSPVAVKGVQEKEDSALAEISKLAFTDKHYVWLGQHWNSEEDFFNLSAGYLMDKNLKNMANNLNAFFNPMKADLD
- a CDS encoding alpha-galactosidase, which translates into the protein MGVRIENNLFYVESKNLSLIIENRNGYLLLKHLGKTIKNYKGSNSVYERDHAFSGNPTATNRTFSLDTQRQIFGQHGLGDFRKPTLQFQHDATEVTDFRFVEAKILKGQNGPQGLPSPHSMDGTETLALMLEDSKAQLSLNLYYTAFNNDSTIASYSKLENNSNQEVVIHKDFSFMADVPAADYEIVTLQGAYAREKTVRRQQVEQGIFSISSNRGASGHAQTPALLLCDQGVTEDAGNVFAIQLMYSGNFEAFVQKNQLNEVRLAIGINPENFSWKLDPEGNFETPVALMTYSDKGLTGVSHESQNFILKHIMPSKFVTKERPILINNWEATYFDFQREKLLELADEAKKVGIELFVLDDGWFGNRFDDNRALGDWVVNEKKLGGSLESLISAIHERGLQFGLWLEPEMISVDSDLYRKHPDWAIQVPGYEHTYSRNQLVLNLANPQVVEYLKNVLDELLSYHEIDYIKWDMNRNMTKLGNGLTYLETKMQSHQYMLGLYELVSYLTEKHRHILFESCSGGGGRNDLGMMRYFPQVWASDNTDAIARLPIQYGSSYLYPTISMGAHVSAVPNHQMGRMTPLETRGHVAMMGNLGYELDLTSLSDEEKAEIANQVNLYKELRPVVQLGNQYRLINPDAKSNEVAVQFNYGNQTIVSYVRVLSVVETMETTLKLKDLVEEGLYELQENGVVYSGAELMYAGLTVILSQGDFLSKQYIFRRL